caaaattttggaaaatagaAAAGTTTGCCTCTGACTTGACCTTTCCACCATTGCGCAGGGTTGTGATCGATAGTGCGGTCTGCCCAACTGTGAGTTTGGTCAAGGTGAGCCTTCCACTAAACCCTCAAAAATCATCTTCCAAAAGAACAAAGAAGCTTCCCGAATAGAGTGACTAAAATCACTGAAGTGGAGCAAGCAAAGAAATTTGAGGTATTGTAATATATTGAAATATGAATTTAAAGATATATGTTTTTTTGAAGCAAAACATACATATCTACGGGCACAGGTATTGAACATGGTGTGTTGTTGGGTGGAGGATCCAAATTCAAAGGCTTATAAGTGTCACCTTTCTAGAATCAAAGATTATCTATAGGTGGCTGACGATGGAATGAAGATGTAGGTTCCATTTCAATAGCACTAGAAACCTATCTGAAGTTGGTTTGAAGTGTTCGACATCAGTATTAATGTTTCAATGAATGGGATACAGTGGTTCATAACAGCTCCAATAGATTATTTGTGGGGCCCTAGAGGAACCCGAGAAACTAGAAAATACAATGAGTCAATGCAAGTCTGCATAGTGTTGTTATATCTCTTGCTTGCACATCATTTGAGTGATTCTATAAAGAAGTTGCTGACATATCTGACGCtttctattgtttttttcttcccaCATTTTCACCCTCATTCTTATTTTGTGCCATAGCGGGTTAACTTTGAGATTACATTAGAACACCTTCTTTTTTCCTTATAGGGCAGGCATTCAGAATGCAATTGAGTGCGAGAATTATGCTTTGGCTGCAGAGTTACAGGATGAAATTTCCAAACTCGAGGCTGCTTCCTTGGCAGCATCAGCAAAAGCTCTGGCATATGAAAATGGACAATATACATTTCGTTTAGGACAAAAAATGGAGCACAAAAATTTCGGTATACAACCATTATGCCATTTTCTGGATTATTTCTGCCTTATTTAGTTTGATTTGAGCATAAGGTTAGTTGTAGTTTTGCTGTGAGTTGTATTAGTTTTGAGAATGTTATGATTAAGGAAGCTTcagaaggaaattaattttaattgccTTGTGTATGTGTATGATGACTAGGCACGTTTGCCTCCCATATTCATAGGCAACATGGTTTAATACCTTCAGTTATGACTTGGATACAATATTCTTATTATTCAGGATACTCATTTTGTTATATGGTTTCTCTACAACAGGTCCAAGTTGGTGGTGTTACGCCtctggcctgtccaaaaatcacacaagataataaagagacaatatttaagtggtttggcaacttgcctacgttcACTGAAGCGGAAgctcaatattttcaatatgtttgtacaaaattacaaacattcaTAAACAAGTTCTCTATGTCTCAAATGACCTCTGTTATAGGTTTCCCCAAAACCTAAATTTTGCCCAGCCCTCTACCTGATCTCTCACCGCAATGAGGATAATTTTAATCTTCAGCAAAtgacctccttttataggagaagccatGGGGGACAAAGCACCCACATTTCTTGACCAAGAGGAGGCTTCTTTCGGTGCAGAAATAttggtcaatatttgctgcTAGAAACTTTCGGTAGGTGGCTGGCTAGCTGCAAGTTTAAATGACATTTCACACTTAGGGAGTTTCCAATAGGTGGTTCCCTGATGTATAAAATAGACAGAAAATTGGGTAAAGGAGGATTTGGATTAGTGTATTTTGTGGCCTTGGAGTTGTtgagttatcacatatttgttatATGATGTATGTGCTCACCTAGTAATTATGTTGGATAATAATATCTTTGTTAACCTATAAAAATGATCATTCTAAATTTTCAGGTAGCTTTAAAATTTGAGCATAGGAGTAGTAAAGGATGTAATTATGGACCACCGTATGAGTGGCAAGTTTTACAAGTGAGGCCCCTATCAGTGCCCGTATACTATTTTTTGGTGCAATGCTTTCTCACTTTGGACAGCTTCTTACTATATGTCTAGTTTCAGCTGGCACTTTTAATTATTGATGTGCAATGCACTTGGTGGCAGTCATGGTGTTCCATGAGTTCAGAAACcttcttttcattatttaaagatagttgctaatttttttttttttactactttGCTATGCATTAAATCATTCATTAATcaactcttttttaaataaaaaaaaaaaaaacggatattatttttgttaaggtCCTATTTGACTCAACTAGAAAATTCAGCTGATTTAACATAACAAACTGGATGGCTCAGAAGTGGATCATGACATCCACACggagaaaatttgtgaaaaatcCACGTTTAGAACatctattaaaaattaaaaataaactaagcaAACGCATCATATAAAACTTGAAGCAGAGTCtatatgtttatgtgattgacGCACATAAACcctccctatatatataatctagaaaaaaaatacaaattaagcaaataaaaaaaaatccaaaatgaacaattaaaaagaaagaattgaTTAT
This sequence is a window from Carya illinoinensis cultivar Pawnee chromosome 9, C.illinoinensisPawnee_v1, whole genome shotgun sequence. Protein-coding genes within it:
- the LOC122276902 gene encoding clp protease adapter protein ClpF, chloroplastic-like: MRGIFVDWLVDVAEKYKLLLDTLYLSISFIDIFLSLNVFNRQKLQLLGVSSMLNALAGIQNAIECENYALAAELQDEISKLEAASLAASAKALAYENGQYTFRLGQKMEHKNFGIQPLCHFLDYFCLI